The following is a genomic window from Sulfitobacter sp. HNIBRBA3233.
GCTGCCGCGGTCGCTATGGCCGGAAAACAGGGAATATCATGACTGAAAATGAATGCGAAAAGCTGCATTTAACTCAGGATCTATGTTGGCCGGGGGGCCGCCGGATCGCCGTCGTGTTCAACCTCGCCTACGAGATGTGGTCGCCCGGCGTCACCTCGGGTGTCGGTCCGATGGGCAACATGCTGGCAGACGGTCTGTTCGACCCTAATGCCGACAGCTACGGGCGCTACAACGCCACCCACGGCATCCCGCGACTGGTTTCCATCCTTGAGCGCCACGACATTCCTGCCACGCTGATGACCTCCGGTCTAGTGGCCGAAGCCTTTCCAGAGCGATTGCGCGCCTATGCAGAACGGGGACATGATATCGTTGGGCACGGGATGGCTCAGAACATGGTCTTCCCGACCCTGTCCACGCAAGACGCGCTGCATTCAGTCACCCGCACGACCGAGCTAATCGAAGCGGCGATTGGCCAGCGTCCTGCGGGTTGGATCAGCCCTCGGGTAACGTCGTCAACCGAGATACAAGAGATTTTATTGGCGCAGGGCTACGCTTGGCACGCTGATGTGCTGGATGGCGACCATCCCTACGTCCAGCAATTTAGAGAGGGCAACATCCTCGCCATCCCGATGTCTGTCGAGTTCAACGACCTGCCGCACGCAATGCGTTTTGGCAGGACGCCTGGACAATTTGTCGATCTCGTCAAAGAGGCCCTCGCCGGGATTCAGGCGCAACCCCCGGAAACGATCATCCTCGATATTTTTGCCCATGGACACTGCTATGGTCGCCCCGCCGCTGCCTGGGCTATCGACGAGATTGCAAAGATATGCCGAAACGATAAATCGATCTGGCTAACAACCCGTTCCGAAATATCGACACATCTCGCACGGCTGGGCGAATGCGCTGCTTGAATACCACAGTCCAGTTTATAGGCCGTAAATACAATACTTCCGCTCAGCGTCTAACGCCTATCGGAGCAAATTGGCGGTAAAGTTCGCTTCAAATTTTGTCTAAAATGGCAAGGGTGTCCAAAATCCACCGTGCTTTGGCTCATCATCTCGGCCAGGTCGGTTCGACCTGAAGCTCGTCTCTTCCGTTGGCTTGGCCTGAACGCGCGAGGCTCTGCACAACAGCTGGGACAAGAATGATCCGTCTCAAACACAGCTCCTTTACATCGCTCTACAACGCGCTCTGTGGCTCTGCACGGCAGCGCCGCTAGAAGGCGCGCCGCAAAAGGACATCACACTGACTGCTAGTACATCGCATCATCGCAATAAACAGTCAGGAGAACAGCGCATGACCTACAGCCCTACAGCCCAGATGATCACGAAAGGCATTGAGGAGTCAGGCCTCACACAACGAGAGATCGCAGATCGCGTGGGCTTCACCCATTCCAGTACTTTGAAGATGATTGAGCAAGGACTGACTCGTGTACCGCTTGATCGCATCCCCGCGTTGGCACAAACACTTGGCTTGGATCAATCAACATTGCTTCTTGCCGCCATCGCAGAATATCACCCAGGCATTTACGAGGTCCTGTGCGACACGCTCGGACTTCCACTCAGCCAAGCCGAACAGGGTGTGGTCGTCATGTTCCGAATGGCCGCCCTGAAAAACGATATTGAGTTGGATGAGCCTTTTCGCAAAGCTTTGGAGGGATTACTGGAACTTACGGAGGCCGCAAAGATGCGGTGAGTGGACGCAAATTTACCTGTAGAATAACGATTTGGATCTAGATTTCTGAAAAGCCTGGTTGGAAAGACAAGATTCTTATCGTCGTGGCTCGCAGCCGTGAAAGCCAGGCTGCGAGCCACGAGCCAGAGTTGTCCAGTTTCTATCAGAGTGCGAGAAATTTCGTTAACCTGGCGAGCTTGCAGGTTGCCATAGTTAGTGCGAATTGGGCGCGTGCCCTGCCTGAGGTGCTCCCCATTCCTTGGATACGATCTGGCGCTTTTCAAGCGCTGATCCTCTCCTGATGACCGAGTTGAGATGCTTCAACTTTCAGGGCCCATCGGCACTCTTTCTCTCGGCTATCACGCTCTTGGAACTTGAGATGCGCGGCAGAGCAGTGAGGACGGGCGCTCACCTCGCAAGTGTCAAGGATTACTTTCTGAATCAAGTCCTTCGGGCCCCTTCAGTGACTCTTTTAAAGAAAGCCATGACATTGAAAAAAAGTTGAATCCAAGTGATCGGGTGTCAGTGTTGAGGTTAAGATCGACAGGTCTGCGACGCTCCCCCAGGAAGAACGTGATGAGCAGACTGTTGCTTTGGTCCGCATTGCTCAGATCAACAATTATTTCAGTAAGATCATTGCTGGAAACTTCCCGGTAGTCCGCTTGCCGTCCATTGACCGCAACGGCGGTAAGGACTGAATCCAGGCTCAGACCGTACAAACAGCGGACTGAAATCGACAGGAAGGATGCATCGCGCAGGCGGTCGCGAATAGCGAGCCTAGCCGTGCTGCTTTGTCCGTTCCAGCGGTAATACCGCCCCTTACTGTCAGTCTGTCGGGGATACCAATTCTCGAATT
Proteins encoded in this region:
- a CDS encoding polysaccharide deacetylase family protein, whose protein sequence is MTENECEKLHLTQDLCWPGGRRIAVVFNLAYEMWSPGVTSGVGPMGNMLADGLFDPNADSYGRYNATHGIPRLVSILERHDIPATLMTSGLVAEAFPERLRAYAERGHDIVGHGMAQNMVFPTLSTQDALHSVTRTTELIEAAIGQRPAGWISPRVTSSTEIQEILLAQGYAWHADVLDGDHPYVQQFREGNILAIPMSVEFNDLPHAMRFGRTPGQFVDLVKEALAGIQAQPPETIILDIFAHGHCYGRPAAAWAIDEIAKICRNDKSIWLTTRSEISTHLARLGECAA
- a CDS encoding helix-turn-helix domain-containing protein — protein: MTYSPTAQMITKGIEESGLTQREIADRVGFTHSSTLKMIEQGLTRVPLDRIPALAQTLGLDQSTLLLAAIAEYHPGIYEVLCDTLGLPLSQAEQGVVVMFRMAALKNDIELDEPFRKALEGLLELTEAAKMR